The genome window CCTTTGGTTGGTTGCCAGAATAACTATTACAGAGTGCCGTTACCAGTTATCCCTGATTGCCCAAGTGTTCTGCTTAAACTGAAGGCTTAACATGAAGATgttcagaaaaataaaattaatggcatattcatttttttgttttgttcattTGCCAATTATTTTCACTCACTCCTTAAGAAGATATCTCCGTATTAGTACTTTTACCACAGTCCATATTGTGATTCTGTTTTTTTTTCCTCACTTAGTCTTTTCTCATAGACTTATTGAACTTATTTAATTTGTTCCTGTGAGTTCTTCTCCCAAAATTTTGTTGCAGGTTTTTTCCCTTTGTGCCTTTATATGTTTCTTTTTCTCTGATTTCAGGAGGCTTTTTGATCTTCTCGGTGGGGTAATCTAATACATAAGCCTCAATGTTATCTGTAAATTCTTCTGCACATCAGTTGCAAGTATCTATCAAGTATATGCCACTTTTAAAGCATGAAGCACTTCAGTGCATTGTAATATTATTTTTCTCTTAGAAGTAAGAAATGATAAGCTCTGGACATTTTACTTTATATAAGTTTATACTTTATATATGACTATTCAGTGTACTCTTTTTCTTAAGCATCTAACTCTCGACTCGTTAGCTACCGGTTTTGGGCATTCAGTTTGAGAGAATCCAATCTTTCTGTCAGTGCCTCGTTATTATGGTTTTGTTGATATCCTAGGTGATCCATTGCTGCATTTCCTCTGCGATTCACTATCAATATTTCATTTTattgaaaagaacaaaaaaagattTACTATGCTAGAGGAAGAATTGTGAATTTTTTATGATTAATTACAGGTCTTGGGACTATCGAAGAACGTCGAGGGCGGAAGGCTGAGAAGCCTGTCCTGCTAACAGGACCTGGAAAGGTCAGCTTGTTCTCCATAATATGTTCTTTGGTTTCTTGCATACATGATTTAAATACTTTACATGTTGCAGACAGGAAGACTAGattaaatgtttttttttctttttgtaagatGTAATGTTGTTGCAAAATAGCAATCTCTATAAACGTTATTTGGTCTTATTAATTTTGGCAATCCAAGAACTTTTCTTTTTGTGACAAAAATAAGCATGAAGGCTTGGTTATTTCGGTCACAACCTCAAAGATGTTATATGTATGAACAAATAAACCGACAAGAGCTTCCTCTTTAAGTATCTATCGGACTTTTTATTTTTTCCAGAACTTTGATAAGCATATGTTTTCTTCTGTCATCATAATCTCTGGTGGAATTCTCTTAATTGTTTTTGTCGATAGGTTGGTCAAGCATTAGGGATTACAACTGCTTGGTCAAACCATCCACTTTACACCCGCGGTATGACATGTTGAACAGAATTAGTACTTATTAATCTTTCTTTTGGCTAACAATTCTCATATCCTCAGGAGGCTTGGAAGTGTTAGATGGGCCGGCGCCAGAGAAGATCTTGGTGGGGCCACGTGTGGGAATCCAGTACGCATTGCCTGAGCACATCACGGCACCGTGGAGGTTTGCCATTGCTGGTACTCCCTGGATAAGTGCCCCCAAAAACACACTTCATCCTCCGTAAATGAAAGCGGTGGATCCGCACAAGGAACGTTGCACCCTGCAGTGTATTACACCCGTCATTGACAATGGAGAATAGTCGGTGTGTAACACAACTACTCATGTTGTCGTTCTTGTTTCTACTTTTATTCTTGCAACGTTTGCCGCGGCTTATATAGCCGAATCCAATGTTCGTGGAAACATATCTGTAGATCCTATATTTCTTTTGTGAACATTTCTGTACTTGTTGAAGCCTTAATGTTTGTTGAAATGCCCACTGCAAAATGTACTCGTGGAAGCTGTCGTCCTCTGAGAGAGTTGGAGCAACATGTGTCTCCGTGCAGGTGGCAGCAAAGCGTGCGGGATTGCAATCCGTCGCCCGAGAGATTCTAACTCTCGCGTGGAAACCCCATCCAAACCACTCTCTTTCTTTATAAGTACAAAGAGATTGTATGTAATCTTAAACTCAATTCGGATAACATTTCGATGTGATAAACGAGTCGATTATTATGACAAATAgtctctcttctctttctctctctctctctctctctttcttcaatGTTGGAATCTCGGTTGAGGAGTTGCTGTCGTACAGTGTCTCTGTTGCATGTCGAGAACTAAATGAAATGGCAGAGGATGGTGTTGGCCTCGATGTCTTTGCATGTGGTGTTGGACCCCACAGGACCACTTAACTATACTTGGCGTGGTGCTGATAGGACGGAAACAAGTGACTTCCCCATGTGAACTTTGCATTGACAGTCCCTCTCTCTCATCTATTTGCTGGGTTCACATGCTGCTGTTGCTCATGAAACAATAGGAGACTATAGGCTTATATGTGGGAACAAGCCAACCTCCATTCATCTGCTACTCCAGCCTTTtaagccatcatcatcatcatcatcatcatcatcatcttaaaATTGTGTgaatcttgctccagcttatccaATTTTCCCATTTAATTTCATTaattcataaaattataataCGTGTATTATAACTGATATTAAATCTTCATGTTAAAGATCGGATTGTGACGACTGATATTAAAGCCGAACTTACGAAGCTATATCGGTCATCAAATTGTTAAAACATCACTAGAAATGAACGAACGATCATAATCATAATCGAAACATAGTAGGTGGTGAGTATAACATCCATTTTTAATATTAGATCCAAATATGATAAAACAGTGAACCGACATCAAATTCTGTAATTAAAAACGACTAAAATAGGTACAAATATAAACGAGGATTAAATGAGACGGTCGATAAACATAGATCACACGCTGTAAGGCTAAAAGATAAACTTCTTTGAATCGACACAAATTGGAATAATAATAACATCGAATATAAGAATCGGGTCAAATAATCGGGGCCCATTGTTACTCCTGGTCTTGGGTCGAAAAGATAGAATTAGGATTAGCCTTTAATGTTTGGGCCCGACCATCACACCAAATGCCGCATGACATTGCTACAGAAAATAATCTTAGTCCTTCCATCTCTAAGCAGgatcttgagagagagagagagaaagagggaaagGCGTCGCCTTTAAAGATGAGAGATTGTTTGGACGTGTCCACATAACAACGACAACAACAACGAAAGCAAAGATTAATGTTGCGAGGGTCGCCATCACCGCTCATGGCAGTCAGATGGGGGAAGAAGGTTGGATTCCACTTCCTGTTGCTGTCTGTGCTCAGACCCATGCGCGGCTCGCCTATCTTAGCAGAGCCAGCGTTCGGGATCCGAAGGATCGGAATCCCAGGCTCCCGTTGGCGGATAGAGAGGGGCCCAATGTTTTCGTGGATCCTCTCTCGAGGTCCGCCCGGACTAGATTTAAATGGAAATCTAGTCCGTGGCAACGTAAACCGCCGCCAACCGGTTTTGCCGGTGGCGGATCCGCGCGCCCGACCGCACGTGCCGGGGGCCACCCTCCCCGGACTTCCTCTTTATTGTGAGCTGTTGTTATTATCATCATTGTTATGGTCGATATTGTGATTTTTTATTTCGTTTATTTCTCTTGTTTTCTTTCATCCTTCCTTCCCGTTTATCCAATAATTAAACGAGAAAAAGGGAAACAAAAAGAGCTCCTCTTTATTATTTGGTCTTTTGAGTGCGGTGTCGCTGAAGGCTTCTAATTTCGCACCCCCTTCTCACTCCTCATCCATCCATCTCCCTTTCTCTCCCAATCTCGTGCACCATGAGGATCCGTAAAAGaccctcctcctccacctgctTCTCCGTCCCTTCTCTCGCCCCTCTTCGTGTCTCCCAAGATCCATCCCTCCAAGACCACCCACCGAATAGTAGTGCAGGAGGACCTGTGGGAGAAAGGTTGCACCCGGTTGCGGATCTGCCGCTAGACCCCCATGAGTTGGGGGAGAATCCAAACCGTGGAAGATCTGTTGTGGATCCTTTCCATTCAGATCCATATCCAGACGCTAAGGCCCCAAGCAGCAGCGGCAGTGTGCAGGTACTCGGTTACTTCCACCTTTGCTTCAATTCTTGGGCTTCTCAGTTGCGTGGCTACTCTATCTCTTCGCTTCTGGGTGCAATGTGGTGATTGGTGCACGCCCTTGTGGGGGATGAGGATTTGGGACTCGTTGCAGGTGCCCaaggaggtggaggaagaggaggaggtgatgGTGGATTCCAGCGAGAGGTGGTTTGCCCAGGCCAATGGAAGCAATAGGTAGGTAAACTTGCTCCCTTTCTCCCTTTAGGAAATGCCTTCTTGCCTTTGTATCATCAGCATTGCCTGCGGGCataaaaacaaacaaaataaaaataaaagcatCCATGTATTTAATTGctgctgatatatatatatatatatatatatatatatatatatatttatatacacgaTGCATGACAGCCTGACCCATAATAACAGCCCACCCTCATTCCCATCTACGAGTGCATCCCACACACGCACACATCTCCTCCTCTTTTAGTTGTGGGTAGTTTAATTAGCTCATCCCAAACTTGTGGTAGCTCATTACACAAGAGTGAAGAGTTAAGTGTGGGTGCACTGTGGTGCGATACTAATCCACGGATGAGATCTGGGGTGTGATGCAATTTCTTCCATTCTGGCATCTCTTTGCCTCCCTAGGACGAGTGTCAGCACAGGTGCAGTAGCGTCAGAAGCGGCGCAGCTTGGGGAGACGGTATCGCCACAGAAGAACACGAGAGGAGGGGACGAAAACGGAAATGGGGACGGAGGATTTGAAGGCAAGCTGAGGGAGAAAGAGAAAAAGGTCAAGGCGAAGGCAAGAGCAAGCTCTGGTCCTGCTTCAGCGAACAATAATTGCACCAGTGTTAAGGATAGTGATAAGGAAGGGTGCGATGGTGGGGCAGCAGTGGTGAGAGCTGGGCATGGGACAAATGTTAACGGGAAGAGGCGGAGGAGCCCGGCGGTGCTGATGGAGGGATCACGGTGCAGCCGCGTCAATGGAAGGGGGTGGCGGTGCTGCCAGCAGACCCTCGTCGGGTACTCCCTTTGCGAGCACCATCTCGGGAAAGGAAGGCTCAGGAGCATGAGCAGTGTCAGGGGGCAGTTGGGTACCAGCAAGCCCAAATGGAGTATCGATATCAGGAATAGTAGTGTTGTGCCGCTAACTTCACCGCAGAAgctggaggaagaagagagaaagccAAGGAAGCAACCTGCCATTGCTTTCGACACTGGGGTGGACAAcataaaggaagaggaggagaagtcaAGGACGAAAAGGAAGAAGACAGGAATGGTGAAAGCTCGATCGATCAGCAGTTTGCTGGACAACACAAATCATCCTGTGTTGTCGTCGTCACCACCGCAGGCGCCGGAAGTTGCATCGTTGCCACCATGTCATGGCAGTGAGGCCAGAAGCGTGAGTTAAAGCGATGGTTTGGGAGATAGCTTTGACGGTGCAAGTTTTTAGTGCCACCATATCATGCAACCACTGTTACACTTCCTCCCCCTCCCTCACAAAATTGCCGTCAACTGTTGCAAGCGTGACAATTATTGGTTCTACTGCCAGTGCTACTGATTATAATTTAGTGAAGAGATGGCACGTTATGACAAGAGATGTGAAGACTAAGCATCCATGTTAGCTGATACAAGAGGGTGAGGTGGGTGGAGGAAGCTCTGGCTTTCTGATAGGGAGCAGCCTTGTAGTTCTGGGCGTAGCTGTTAATCTGTGTatcttttacattattttttttactttaatctGTGACTTGGAAAATTTTCTTTCGCAGACCGAATCTGTCATGCCTGTTTTAGCTCTGTACTGGACCAATAAGACCGCACCACATTGTCATGCTCTGTGGGTCCCGTTTCCTATCGTAATATCTTGTTGATTGAGCTCACGGCTGCCATAACagactctttatatatatatatatatatatatataatacttttgAATTGGACTATTTTAAACCTAACCAATCCACAGGTTGGTTTAACATGGGTCAAATTGATTATTGGATCACTTATATTCAAGTTACATTGGGTTAAAATCGAGTTACACTTTTTACATaacttattaaaaatatattaaattttatataaatttattttaaattcatcataagataaaaaaattagtaTAAATTTTTGTTACAATCCTATTCTATCGGTAATTGAGTTTAATTGATTTTAACTTCAATTGTAACTAAGTCAATATGGGAAATATGAAATAAGAAATGTAGGATTTTGTGATTAgtttttttgataaatttaagataattttatatataagttaatatatttttatatattttgtgaATGAATATAACTTGAATGTAacgatttttttataaaaaaatttacaataattttatataaaaataatatgtttTTGAGAATAACTCGAAGTTTTTTAGTTTTATAATCAATCTaggataaatttatataaaaaaataatatatttatttttatatattgtgaATGAGTGTAGCTCAAGCATAATTATTTTTTGgaaattttaagataatttttatataaaaattaatatatttttttaggatagattaagttttttaattttatgataaatatagaataattttatataaaaatatattttttagtatgCTCTATTGAATAAATATAACTTGAgtgtaataatttatttttgataaattatgaggaggaggagagggagggagcaatgaaaaaggaaaaacaagGAGGAAGAGAATAATAGagatagaagagggagaggaggaggaggagggaaaggTTAGCCAAAGAGATGCCAAAAAGGAGTGAGAGAAGGAGATGGTGATGGAGGTGAaagtaatttaaaaatatcaagagataatataatattaaattaaattgatTAGTTAGGGATTAGTTAAAATCGGTTTGGTTTagtttatcttaaaaaaaagTTAAACTTAATCAAaggataataattattttttttataaattaaataatataattttgatcAAAGTTTGAAAAAGAGCTCTCCttggtaaaaaaaatcaaatatgagGCATGTCTCATAAAAGTTTATTATAGGAGCTTTTATTTTTGATAAAGCATCCTTGTTTATTTAATTTTAGGTATTTGTAATGACAAATAGTATTACTAGTGGATGTATTAAAAAAGTGTgtccaatagaaaaaaaaaaaagattatgataatatttttGTTGAAAACATTTGAAAAATGATAAatctaatattcataatgaaaagaGATAATTGAATTAAAATAATGTGAGAGGCTAATTAGAggtattattgttaggatcgagagcactaagaggggggggggggggggggtgaattagtgcagcggaaatcttacagcgattaaaaaccaaaagctgcgttcgttcaaaaactgttatgatgcaaaagcaaattctcagtttgtatctaagtgcagtttgcgtctaagcgcagattgcgtctaaactcagatttacgtctaaacgcagatttacgtctaaacgcagacttacgtctaaacgcagttttacgtctaaacgcagatttacgtctaaactcagatttacgtctaaactcagatttacgtcttaaactcagatttacgtctaaacgcagatttacgtctaaacgcagttttacgtttagacgcagatttacgtctaaactttgaaacttgtttgtatactcgcagaaggcagtatgcagttggaatcaagacgtaaacgtgaactgagatctgatgattgagcaaggaaa of Musa acuminata AAA Group cultivar baxijiao chromosome BXJ1-7, Cavendish_Baxijiao_AAA, whole genome shotgun sequence contains these proteins:
- the LOC135679137 gene encoding uncharacterized protein LOC135679137 yields the protein MRIRKRPSSSTCFSVPSLAPLRVSQDPSLQDHPPNSSAGGPVGERLHPVADLPLDPHELGENPNRGRSVVDPFHSDPYPDAKAPSSSGSVQVPKEVEEEEEVMVDSSERWFAQANGSNRTSVSTGAVASEAAQLGETVSPQKNTRGGDENGNGDGGFEGKLREKEKKVKAKARASSGPASANNNCTSVKDSDKEGCDGGAAVVRAGHGTNVNGKRRRSPAVLMEGSRCSRVNGRGWRCCQQTLVGYSLCEHHLGKGRLRSMSSVRGQLGTSKPKWSIDIRNSSVVPLTSPQKLEEEERKPRKQPAIAFDTGVDNIKEEEEKSRTKRKKTGMVKARSISSLLDNTNHPVLSSSPPQAPEVASLPPCHGSEARSVS